The Thermococcus thermotolerans genome contains a region encoding:
- a CDS encoding radical SAM protein: MVWETPYFSYAVRELPKGCQLCVRGEKLVLFTTGACPRDCFYCPLSETRRGDVVYANERPVKTLDDISEEALLMEARGAGVTGGDPLARLDRTVEYIRALKEAFGESFHIHLYTTGALATKKNLEKLYDAGLDEIRFHPDLFNPNSKLFKVEIENIRNAFDFDWDVGGEIPSIPGQFERMRWYADFLDNLGAKFLNVNELEFSETNLRAILDRGYRPVSDESAAIKGSLELGLKLLEWGDENTSLSYHLCTAKLKDAVQLKNRLKRMARNVAKPYMEITEDGTLRFGIAEYDDLDELYGFLVNEAEVPAEWLYINRKKGRIEMPVEVALELAEAIEGDVRFFIVEEYPTWDRLEVERVPLP; this comes from the coding sequence ATGGTCTGGGAGACGCCTTACTTTTCATACGCCGTTCGCGAGTTGCCGAAGGGCTGCCAGCTCTGCGTTAGGGGTGAGAAGCTCGTCCTCTTCACGACCGGCGCCTGTCCGAGGGACTGCTTCTACTGCCCGCTGAGCGAGACGCGGAGGGGAGACGTCGTCTACGCCAACGAGAGACCCGTAAAAACCCTTGATGACATCAGTGAGGAAGCCCTTCTGATGGAAGCCAGGGGGGCCGGCGTTACCGGCGGCGACCCGCTGGCGAGGCTTGACAGAACCGTTGAGTATATCCGTGCCCTTAAGGAGGCCTTTGGCGAAAGTTTCCATATTCACCTCTACACCACCGGTGCCTTGGCCACGAAGAAGAACCTGGAAAAGCTCTACGATGCCGGTCTGGATGAGATACGCTTCCACCCCGACCTCTTCAACCCGAACTCGAAGCTGTTCAAAGTTGAAATCGAGAACATAAGAAACGCCTTCGACTTTGACTGGGACGTCGGCGGCGAGATTCCTTCGATTCCTGGGCAGTTCGAGAGGATGAGGTGGTACGCTGACTTCCTCGACAACCTCGGCGCGAAGTTCCTCAACGTGAACGAGCTTGAGTTCAGCGAGACGAACCTTAGGGCGATCCTCGACAGGGGGTACAGGCCGGTGAGCGACGAGAGCGCCGCCATAAAGGGCTCCCTTGAGCTGGGTCTGAAGCTCCTAGAATGGGGCGATGAGAACACATCGCTGAGCTACCACCTGTGCACGGCCAAGCTGAAGGACGCCGTCCAGCTCAAGAACAGGCTTAAGCGGATGGCTAGGAACGTCGCCAAACCCTACATGGAGATAACCGAGGACGGAACGCTCCGCTTTGGAATTGCCGAATACGACGACCTCGACGAGCTCTACGGGTTTCTCGTTAATGAGGCAGAAGTCCCGGCGGAATGGCTTTACATCAACCGCAAGAAGGGCAGAATAGAGATGCCGGTGGAGGTGGCTTTGGAGCTCGCCGAGGCGATAGAGGGCGACGTTAGGTTCTTCATCGTCGAGGAGTATCCAACATGGGACAGGCTTGAAGTCGAGAGGGTTCCGCTTCCATAA
- a CDS encoding ribonuclease P protein component 2, producing MREKPKYLPPTLRDKHRYIAFQVIGERPFKKDEIKRAIWDASLSTLGTLGSAKAKPWFIKFDEKSQTGIVRVDRKHVEELRFALTLVTHINGSRAIFRTLGVSGTIKRLKKKFLAEYGWR from the coding sequence ATGAGGGAGAAGCCGAAGTACCTGCCACCTACGCTCAGGGACAAGCACCGCTACATAGCCTTTCAGGTCATCGGGGAGAGGCCGTTTAAGAAGGACGAGATAAAGAGGGCCATATGGGACGCGAGCCTCTCAACGCTGGGAACTCTCGGCTCAGCCAAAGCCAAGCCCTGGTTCATCAAGTTCGACGAGAAAAGTCAGACCGGAATCGTAAGGGTTGACCGAAAGCACGTGGAGGAGCTTCGCTTCGCCCTGACGCTGGTCACCCATATAAACGGCTCAAGGGCTATCTTCAGAACCCTCGGCGTTTCTGGAACGATAAAAAGGCTGAAAAAGAAATTTTTAGCCGAGTACGGCTGGCGTTAG
- a CDS encoding glycogen synthase, translating into MRILIIGFEYLPVKVGGLAEAITSIAEGLATLGNEVVVFTPDHGRNLGEVVGSFKVSAFGGSVHITVRKREQNGVTVYSLGGGLLSERDVYGPNWEGLLRKTVLFGKASVGLMNELIETFKPDVIHAHDWHTVFALGLLKKYFGIRSVFTVHRLNKAKIPAHYFHDANLPELAPYPEIDPEHTAGYIADAVTTVSRSYLWEEWGFFRHFEGKVTHVFNGIDCSFWNEELMETKDIPREERRRRVLERFGLSDGKAFMFIGRFDKAQKGVDTLLRAIEVLSADPAFREMRFIIIGKGDPELEAWARAVQNRFPENVRVITELLSRETVRELYGSVDFVIIPSYFEPFGLVQLEAMCLGAVPIGSSVGGIKDTIVDLNSDPENATGLLVPPRDAFALARAMVFAKELDEETLRKFRENGKRRAREDFTWENACRRYMRVYEGAVDRAVPFLR; encoded by the coding sequence ATGAGGATTCTGATCATAGGCTTTGAGTACCTGCCCGTCAAGGTGGGGGGCCTTGCAGAGGCGATAACCAGCATAGCGGAGGGGCTCGCCACCCTCGGAAACGAGGTCGTTGTTTTCACTCCTGACCACGGGAGAAACCTCGGTGAAGTCGTCGGTTCTTTTAAGGTCTCGGCGTTCGGGGGGTCTGTCCATATAACCGTCAGGAAGAGGGAGCAGAACGGCGTTACTGTCTACTCCCTTGGTGGGGGGCTTCTCAGCGAGAGAGATGTCTACGGCCCGAACTGGGAGGGCCTATTACGAAAAACCGTGCTCTTTGGGAAGGCCAGCGTGGGGCTTATGAACGAGCTTATTGAAACCTTTAAGCCGGACGTGATCCACGCTCACGACTGGCACACAGTATTTGCCCTTGGCCTTTTGAAGAAGTACTTCGGTATAAGGAGTGTTTTCACCGTCCACAGGCTCAACAAGGCGAAAATTCCAGCCCACTACTTCCACGATGCAAACCTCCCCGAACTCGCCCCTTACCCCGAGATAGACCCCGAGCACACCGCCGGATACATAGCGGACGCTGTAACGACCGTCAGCAGGAGCTATCTGTGGGAGGAATGGGGGTTCTTCAGGCACTTTGAGGGCAAGGTTACTCACGTCTTCAACGGCATAGACTGTTCCTTCTGGAACGAGGAGCTCATGGAGACGAAGGATATTCCCAGAGAGGAGCGGAGGAGGCGCGTCTTAGAGCGTTTCGGCCTGAGCGATGGGAAGGCGTTCATGTTCATAGGGCGCTTTGACAAGGCCCAGAAGGGAGTTGACACCCTTCTAAGGGCTATAGAGGTTCTCTCTGCTGATCCTGCCTTTAGGGAGATGAGGTTCATCATAATCGGCAAGGGCGATCCGGAGCTTGAGGCCTGGGCCAGAGCCGTGCAAAACCGCTTCCCCGAGAACGTCAGGGTAATTACCGAGCTCCTCAGCAGGGAGACCGTCAGAGAGCTCTACGGCTCAGTGGACTTTGTGATAATCCCGTCGTACTTCGAGCCCTTCGGTTTAGTTCAGCTTGAGGCGATGTGCCTCGGGGCGGTGCCGATAGGCAGCTCCGTCGGGGGAATAAAGGACACCATAGTAGACCTTAACTCCGACCCGGAGAATGCCACGGGACTACTCGTCCCCCCGAGGGACGCCTTTGCCCTCGCCAGGGCGATGGTTTTCGCCAAGGAGCTGGACGAAGAGACTTTGAGAAAGTTCCGTGAGAACGGAAAGAGGAGGGCGAGGGAGGACTTCACCTGGGAGAACGCCTGCAGAAGATACATGAGGGTTTACGAGGGCGCTGTTGACAGGGCCGTTCCGTTCCTTCGCTAA
- the trmBL1 gene encoding HTH-type sugar sensing transcriptional regulator TrmBL1: MKEEEIIEKLQKLGLTKYESLAYITLLKLGPSKATDITKESGIPHTRVYDVLSSLHRKGFVDVMHGSPRLYKPVNPEVVLEKIKEDFIEDIENLKVAFLDLYREVHGEDLPEIWTIQGFDNTVERAEYVIRTANHEVLINTPFEFLKLLKGEIRARKDIVFVIISNFEEIPDWLKRDNIILARTGGAPWLMASWIIGDLNYALFFGALPRDRRREKFYSFWAKSPKIIQNYMHWFYTIYLDNSEIIKPLDYESLPKPLSLVNIRTLITVLKMAGMPRKAEIVGRMIDTKEKVTLDGTIVDYEYTPLTANITFKYNGNELKVGGIGSYFEDVEGEKFILLE, from the coding sequence ATGAAGGAAGAGGAAATCATTGAGAAACTCCAGAAGCTTGGCCTCACCAAGTACGAGAGCCTTGCCTACATAACCCTTCTCAAGCTCGGCCCGAGCAAGGCCACAGACATAACCAAGGAGAGCGGCATTCCCCACACGAGGGTTTACGATGTCCTGAGCTCCCTCCACAGGAAGGGCTTTGTTGACGTCATGCACGGCTCCCCAAGGCTATACAAGCCGGTCAACCCGGAGGTAGTGCTTGAAAAGATAAAGGAGGACTTCATAGAGGACATTGAAAACCTCAAGGTCGCTTTCCTCGACCTCTACCGTGAGGTTCACGGGGAAGACCTGCCCGAAATCTGGACGATTCAGGGGTTCGACAACACCGTCGAGCGCGCTGAATACGTCATAAGAACCGCCAATCATGAGGTTCTCATAAATACGCCCTTCGAGTTTCTCAAGCTCCTCAAGGGCGAGATACGCGCAAGGAAGGACATTGTCTTCGTCATCATAAGCAACTTCGAGGAGATACCCGACTGGTTGAAGAGGGACAACATAATCCTCGCCAGAACCGGCGGTGCCCCCTGGCTCATGGCCAGCTGGATAATCGGCGACCTCAACTACGCCCTCTTCTTCGGCGCCCTTCCAAGGGACAGGAGGCGCGAGAAGTTCTATTCCTTCTGGGCAAAGAGCCCCAAGATAATCCAGAACTACATGCACTGGTTCTACACCATATATCTCGACAACAGCGAGATCATTAAGCCTCTTGACTATGAGTCCCTTCCCAAGCCCCTCTCCCTAGTCAACATAAGAACACTGATAACGGTACTAAAAATGGCAGGAATGCCGAGAAAAGCTGAGATAGTGGGCAGGATGATAGACACCAAAGAGAAGGTAACTCTCGATGGCACCATAGTGGACTACGAATACACCCCGCTAACGGCGAACATAACGTTCAAGTACAACGGAAATGAGCTTAAGGTCGGCGGTATCGGCAGCTACTTTGAGGACGTTGAGGGGGAGAAGTTCATTCTCCTTGAGTGA
- a CDS encoding alpha amylase N-terminal ig-like domain-containing protein, whose amino-acid sequence MYKIFGFKPDWRFGRVAEVEFSIPRGGSYAYLVGNFNAFNEGSFRMRKKGKRWSIRLELPEGTWHYGFSVDGEFLPDPENQERETYRRLSYKFERKVSVARIIAEGGFFHRPSATYLYSFAGRTHVIFRSLRGKASRVVLRAGNGEIVMRPKTHDDIFEYFEAVLPGKGPIEYSFLVETGEKAIEYGPFDAEPYRSESPKWVFGRVFYQIMPDRFEKGPSGTPGGEALRSEEFHGGDLAGIAKRLDHIEGLGVNALYLTPIFESMTYHRYDVTDYFRVDRKLGGWVVFRELVRELKKRDIRLILDGVFHHTSFFHPYFQDVILNGEKSRYRDFYRITGFPAVSEEFLEVLKSREPWSEKYRELKWMKRNYESFYSVWLMPRLNHDSPEVKRFIKDVMRYWLENGADGWRLDVAHGVPPELWRGVRKAMPGDAYLFGEVMDDARLWLFDKFHGTMNYPLYELILRFFVEREIDAEDFLNGLELLSAHYGPAENTMYNFLDNHDTERFIDLVGDERKYLCALAFLMTYKGIPSIFYGDEVGLNGGGEGLSAGRTPMKWDEGEWNLSLLNATKELVRLRRENRALQLGEFRPLSFKDGLLLYERIHGDESVLVGINYSGERRTIEVPGRYLLEGRKKIELAPWSFLVLEG is encoded by the coding sequence GTGTATAAAATTTTCGGGTTCAAACCTGACTGGAGGTTTGGCAGGGTCGCAGAGGTGGAGTTCTCGATACCGAGAGGGGGGAGCTACGCGTACCTCGTGGGGAACTTCAACGCATTCAACGAAGGCAGCTTTCGAATGAGGAAGAAAGGAAAAAGATGGAGCATAAGGCTGGAGCTCCCCGAGGGAACCTGGCACTACGGCTTCTCAGTGGACGGGGAGTTCCTGCCCGACCCGGAAAATCAGGAAAGGGAAACCTACAGGAGGCTATCGTACAAGTTCGAGAGGAAGGTCAGCGTGGCGAGAATAATCGCGGAGGGCGGGTTCTTCCACAGGCCGAGCGCCACATACCTCTACTCCTTCGCCGGGAGAACCCATGTGATTTTCCGCTCACTTAGGGGGAAGGCCTCAAGGGTAGTCCTAAGGGCCGGGAACGGGGAAATCGTGATGAGACCGAAGACCCACGATGACATCTTCGAGTACTTTGAGGCGGTTCTTCCCGGTAAGGGGCCAATTGAGTACTCTTTCCTCGTAGAGACCGGAGAGAAAGCAATCGAATACGGCCCGTTTGATGCCGAACCCTACAGGTCAGAGAGCCCCAAGTGGGTCTTTGGGAGGGTGTTCTACCAGATAATGCCCGACAGGTTCGAGAAAGGCCCGTCGGGGACGCCCGGGGGTGAGGCACTCAGGAGCGAGGAGTTCCACGGAGGGGATCTGGCAGGGATAGCAAAGAGGCTCGACCACATCGAAGGCCTCGGTGTAAACGCCCTCTACCTCACCCCAATATTCGAGTCCATGACGTACCACCGCTACGATGTTACGGACTACTTCAGGGTCGACAGAAAGCTCGGCGGATGGGTGGTCTTCAGGGAGCTGGTGAGGGAACTCAAAAAGCGGGATATCAGGCTGATTCTCGACGGGGTTTTCCACCACACGAGCTTCTTCCACCCCTACTTCCAGGACGTCATTCTTAACGGAGAAAAGAGCCGGTATCGGGACTTCTACAGAATCACCGGATTCCCAGCCGTCTCGGAAGAGTTTCTAGAGGTTTTGAAATCGAGGGAACCGTGGTCAGAGAAGTACAGAGAGCTCAAATGGATGAAACGAAACTACGAGAGCTTCTACTCCGTCTGGCTGATGCCGAGGCTTAACCACGACAGCCCAGAGGTAAAGCGGTTTATCAAAGATGTTATGCGATACTGGCTTGAGAATGGCGCCGACGGCTGGCGTCTGGATGTTGCCCACGGCGTTCCTCCCGAACTGTGGAGGGGGGTAAGAAAAGCCATGCCGGGAGATGCATACCTCTTTGGGGAAGTCATGGACGACGCGAGGCTCTGGCTCTTCGACAAGTTCCACGGCACCATGAACTACCCCCTGTATGAGCTCATCCTGCGGTTCTTCGTCGAGCGGGAGATTGACGCGGAGGACTTCCTCAACGGGCTGGAGCTCCTGAGCGCCCACTACGGGCCGGCAGAGAACACCATGTACAACTTCCTCGACAATCACGACACAGAGCGCTTCATCGATTTAGTCGGAGATGAAAGGAAGTACCTCTGCGCGCTGGCGTTTCTGATGACGTACAAGGGAATTCCCTCGATATTCTATGGCGACGAGGTCGGTCTCAACGGTGGCGGCGAGGGTCTGAGCGCCGGAAGAACGCCGATGAAGTGGGACGAGGGAGAGTGGAACCTCAGCCTACTGAACGCCACGAAGGAGCTGGTCAGGCTCAGACGGGAGAACCGGGCCCTCCAGCTGGGTGAGTTCAGGCCCTTATCTTTCAAGGATGGACTCCTGCTCTATGAGAGGATCCACGGCGATGAAAGCGTTCTCGTCGGGATAAACTACTCCGGGGAGAGGAGAACCATCGAAGTGCCCGGAAGGTATCTTCTCGAAGGAAGGAAAAAGATTGAGCTGGCGCCCTGGTCGTTCCTCGTGCTCGAAGGATGA
- a CDS encoding extracellular solute-binding protein, producing the protein MKKGLFALLLVGVLVLSVVASGCIGGGGETTTSPSPTTSSPSPTETTSPSETATTPSETTTTPATTTTPETECGSGKVVIWHAMQPNELQVFQSLAEEYMAMCPDVEIVFEQKPNLEDALKAAIPAGQGPDLFIWAHDWIGKFADAGLLEPIDDYVTDDILNQFAPMAQEAMQYKGHFYAMPFAAETVAIIYNKDMVSEPPKTFDEMKAIMEKYNDPNNEKYGIAYPVNAYFISAWAQAFGGYYFDDKTEMPGLDKPETIEGFQFFFQNIWPYMAPTADYNTQQSIFLEKRAPMMVNGPWSIASVKDAGINFGVAPLPPITKDGKEYWPRPYGGVKDIYFAAGIKNKDAAWKFVKWFTTSPEVIKELSLQLGYIPVLTPVLNDPDIKNDPVIYGFGQAVQHAYLMPKSPKMGAVWGGVDGAINEILQDPATADIPAILQKYQQEILNNIGG; encoded by the coding sequence ATGAAGAAGGGATTGTTTGCCCTGCTTTTGGTTGGAGTTCTGGTTTTGAGCGTCGTGGCCAGTGGCTGTATAGGCGGCGGTGGGGAGACCACAACTTCTCCAAGTCCAACAACCAGCTCCCCCAGCCCAACGGAAACAACGTCCCCAAGCGAGACGGCAACCACACCGAGCGAAACAACCACCACCCCGGCTACCACAACGACTCCAGAGACTGAGTGCGGTAGTGGAAAGGTGGTCATCTGGCACGCCATGCAGCCCAACGAGCTCCAGGTCTTCCAGAGCCTCGCCGAGGAGTACATGGCCATGTGCCCCGACGTTGAGATAGTCTTCGAGCAGAAGCCCAACCTTGAGGATGCCCTTAAAGCTGCAATTCCTGCCGGCCAGGGACCGGACCTCTTCATATGGGCCCACGACTGGATTGGAAAGTTCGCCGATGCCGGACTCCTTGAGCCCATCGACGATTACGTTACCGATGACATCCTCAACCAGTTTGCCCCGATGGCCCAGGAGGCCATGCAGTACAAGGGCCACTTCTACGCCATGCCCTTTGCCGCTGAGACCGTTGCTATCATCTACAACAAGGACATGGTGAGCGAGCCACCCAAGACCTTCGACGAGATGAAGGCCATAATGGAGAAGTACAACGACCCGAACAACGAGAAGTACGGAATAGCGTATCCGGTTAACGCATACTTCATATCGGCCTGGGCACAGGCCTTCGGAGGATACTACTTCGACGACAAGACCGAGATGCCCGGCCTTGACAAGCCTGAGACTATTGAGGGCTTCCAGTTCTTCTTCCAGAACATCTGGCCGTACATGGCTCCGACCGCTGACTACAACACCCAGCAGAGCATCTTCCTTGAGAAGAGGGCACCGATGATGGTCAACGGCCCGTGGAGCATAGCCAGCGTTAAGGACGCCGGGATCAACTTTGGCGTTGCCCCGCTTCCGCCCATAACCAAGGACGGCAAGGAGTACTGGCCGAGGCCCTACGGTGGAGTTAAGGACATCTACTTCGCGGCAGGAATCAAGAACAAGGATGCCGCCTGGAAGTTCGTCAAGTGGTTCACCACCAGCCCTGAGGTCATCAAGGAGCTCTCGCTCCAGCTCGGCTACATCCCGGTTCTCACGCCGGTGCTTAACGACCCTGACATCAAGAACGACCCGGTCATCTACGGCTTCGGACAGGCCGTCCAGCACGCCTACCTGATGCCCAAGAGCCCGAAGATGGGAGCCGTCTGGGGCGGCGTTGACGGGGCCATCAACGAGATACTCCAGGACCCGGCCACCGCTGACATACCTGCCATCCTCCAGAAGTACCAGCAGGAGATTCTGAACAACATCGGAGGCTGA
- a CDS encoding carbohydrate ABC transporter permease gives MKKITTIAVFLILPGIAAFLFFNLWPIVYSIYLAFTNAQLGNFPIQAPQAPKLTFVGLDNFRWILGDEKFRSAFLWTWLFVLTSVTLKVLAGIFLSLLYNSKYVKGKMVYRSLLIIPWALPLLFSVTVWKFMFDPIFGPINQMLKSLGVQTLPNWINDPLWGFLALNIIEVWLAYPFMITVITAALQSVPETLVEAAIIDGASYWQRIRHVVLPIVGKPIAFATILTSAASFQYFMVPYIYNAGLFEDKFILLYGFRKAFGATPHYGRAAAVMIIATLVLAIYMYVNVRITRLQEGAKG, from the coding sequence ATGAAAAAAATCACGACAATCGCCGTGTTTCTGATACTCCCCGGAATAGCAGCGTTCCTGTTCTTCAACCTGTGGCCGATAGTGTACTCCATCTACCTGGCCTTCACCAACGCTCAGCTCGGAAACTTCCCAATTCAGGCACCGCAGGCACCAAAGCTGACCTTTGTGGGGCTGGACAACTTCAGGTGGATACTGGGCGACGAGAAGTTCAGGAGCGCATTCCTGTGGACGTGGCTGTTCGTGCTGACGAGCGTCACCCTCAAGGTCCTCGCTGGAATCTTCCTCAGCCTGCTCTACAACAGCAAGTACGTTAAGGGGAAGATGGTTTACCGCTCGCTTTTGATAATCCCCTGGGCGCTCCCTCTCCTGTTCTCCGTTACCGTGTGGAAGTTCATGTTTGACCCGATTTTTGGCCCCATAAACCAGATGCTCAAATCCCTCGGGGTCCAAACGCTCCCGAACTGGATTAACGACCCGCTCTGGGGCTTTCTGGCCTTGAACATTATCGAGGTATGGCTGGCGTATCCGTTCATGATAACGGTCATAACCGCCGCCCTCCAGTCGGTTCCCGAGACGCTGGTAGAGGCGGCAATAATAGATGGTGCCAGCTACTGGCAGAGGATAAGGCACGTGGTTCTTCCCATAGTGGGCAAGCCGATAGCCTTTGCCACAATACTAACCAGCGCGGCCAGCTTCCAGTACTTCATGGTGCCCTACATCTACAACGCGGGCCTCTTCGAGGACAAGTTCATACTGCTCTACGGTTTCAGGAAGGCCTTCGGTGCGACGCCCCACTACGGCAGGGCAGCGGCGGTGATGATAATAGCGACCCTCGTTCTGGCGATCTACATGTACGTCAACGTTAGGATAACCAGGCTCCAGGAGGGTGCTAAAGGATGA
- a CDS encoding sugar ABC transporter permease, whose amino-acid sequence MRGMRKGEALRSLVLTALAVFVMFIILFPVYYIFVVSISPGSTLATTEFHLIPQNVSLDSYREVLFGFKGSKISENFTGTIEGSANIQDGKLYITNGKLIGKVRYGPFTGLTFEIPLSNAVFEVSAGENVQGQLKGNVKGLFVLTRVNDDGSIGFGLVRNLEITSGELGGTSFSGILLQGPTGKNYIVIRNSGKVTFTRVGMFVNSVFFGYLKNSLIIAGLAVLLTLIFVVPAAYAFSRMKFFGRDHVLYFYLMFTQVAGGLGIAGLIALYGMIVKLGLYDKLPVLSFIYAAGGVPFNTWLLKGYIDSISPDFDEAALVDGASYLQIIRYVLLPMALPGIATVAIFAFIGGWTEFILASLLLTEKNQPLAVWIYLLMGGIGRGIDWSYFGAAALLFALPVFVMFMLAQNYIRSGLTIGGLKE is encoded by the coding sequence ATGAGGGGCATGAGAAAGGGTGAGGCTCTGAGGAGCCTCGTGCTCACGGCACTGGCAGTGTTCGTCATGTTCATAATACTCTTCCCGGTCTACTACATCTTCGTGGTCTCAATAAGTCCCGGCTCAACACTCGCAACCACCGAGTTTCATCTGATTCCCCAGAACGTTAGCCTTGACTCATATAGGGAGGTGCTCTTCGGGTTCAAGGGCAGCAAGATAAGCGAAAACTTCACGGGAACCATTGAAGGCAGCGCCAACATCCAGGACGGAAAGCTCTACATTACCAACGGTAAGCTCATCGGAAAGGTCAGGTATGGGCCTTTCACCGGGCTTACGTTTGAAATACCGCTGTCCAATGCGGTCTTCGAGGTCTCCGCGGGCGAAAATGTGCAGGGACAGCTGAAAGGGAACGTTAAGGGGCTGTTCGTCCTCACCAGAGTCAACGATGACGGGAGCATCGGCTTCGGACTTGTGAGAAATCTAGAAATCACAAGCGGCGAGCTCGGAGGAACTTCATTCTCAGGAATACTCCTCCAGGGGCCGACAGGGAAGAACTACATAGTCATCAGGAACTCAGGAAAGGTCACCTTCACAAGGGTGGGAATGTTCGTCAACTCGGTGTTCTTTGGCTACCTCAAGAACAGCCTCATAATAGCCGGTCTGGCGGTGCTGTTGACCCTCATCTTCGTTGTCCCAGCGGCCTATGCATTCTCGCGCATGAAGTTCTTCGGAAGGGACCACGTCCTGTACTTCTACCTGATGTTCACACAGGTCGCTGGAGGTCTCGGCATAGCGGGCCTTATAGCGCTCTACGGCATGATAGTCAAGCTCGGCCTCTACGACAAGCTACCGGTTCTGTCCTTCATCTACGCTGCAGGCGGCGTGCCTTTCAACACGTGGCTCCTGAAGGGCTACATCGACTCCATCAGCCCGGACTTCGACGAAGCTGCACTCGTTGACGGCGCCAGCTACCTCCAGATAATCAGGTACGTGCTCCTTCCGATGGCCCTGCCGGGAATAGCGACCGTTGCGATATTCGCCTTCATAGGAGGCTGGACCGAGTTCATCCTGGCGAGCCTCCTCCTGACCGAGAAGAACCAGCCCCTCGCGGTCTGGATATACCTGCTCATGGGCGGCATCGGCAGGGGCATTGACTGGAGCTACTTTGGAGCGGCTGCCCTGCTCTTCGCCCTGCCGGTGTTCGTGATGTTCATGCTCGCCCAGAACTACATAAGGAGCGGCCTCACGATCGGAGGCCTGAAGGAATGA